In Candidatus Krumholzibacteriota bacterium, the sequence GGATGGCGTCGAGGCCCTCGCCCACGAGGTGCATGACGTGCCCGTGGGCCACCTGGATCGGGTAGCACGGCTCGGCGACGATCGATTCGAGGCCGAGATGGACGATCGGCTTGTTCGTGCGGGGGCTCACGACCGCCTCGACGCCGAGGGCGGCCAGCCACGCGCCCCAGAAGGGCCAGCGGTCGAAATAGTACATCGCCCGGGGCACGCCGATGCGCCGCAGCTCGCCCGTGGCGGGCGAGCGGTCGATCCGCCCACCGAGGCTCTCCTCGACGAGCGGCAGGGGATCGCGTTCGAGCAGTTCCTCGTAGCGGGCCGTGAGATCGGGAAGGACCGGCTTCCTCGGCACCTTCGCCGCCTTGCGGTACCGGTCGCTGCACTTGTCGCCCCAGTAGGTGCGGTTGCCCTCGACGGTGAACTCCTGGATGTCGCAGTAGTTCGAACAGCCCTTGCAGGTGAACTCCCGTATCGTGTAGTCGATCGCCCCGATATCCCAGCCGCGGAAGGTCGTCTCGAGCCCGAGCGCCGTCATCTTCTCGCGGGCGAGGAGCGCGGCGCCCAGGGCCCCGATGACCCCGTTGTGCGGCGGCACGACGATCTCGGCGCCGAGAACCTCGCTGAAGGCGGCCGCGACGGCGTCGTTGTAGGCGGTGCCCCCCTGGAAGAAGATCGTGTTGCCGATCCGCCGGCCCCGGACGACGCGGTTCAGGTAGTTCTGGACGACCGAATAGGCGAGCCCGGCCACGATATCGTTCTTTCCGGCGCCGCGCTTCATGTACGCCGAGACGTCCTGCTCCATGTAGACGGTGCATCTTTCGCCGAGCCGCAACGGGCGGGCCGAGGAGAAGGCCCGCTCGGCGAACTCGCCGATGATGTTGATGTCGAGCTTCTCCGCCTGTTCCTCGAGAAAGGAGCCGGTCCCCGCCGCGCATGCCTCGTTCATCGTGAAGTCGACGACGATCCCGTCCTCGATGCTGATGAACTTGGAATCCTGGCCGCCGATCTCGAAGATCGTGTCGACCTTCTTGCCGACCATCCGCTCGCCGATCCACGAGGCGCCGGTCTTGTGCGCGGTGATCTCGTCGTTGACGGTGTCGGCCCCGAGGAGCTCGCCGACCAGCTCGCGTCCCGAGCCGGTGGTGCCCACGCCGCGGATGCGCACCTTGCCGCCCATCTCGCTGTCGATCGTCCGGAGCCCCTCGTCGACGACCTCGATCGGCCGAGCCCTGGTGCGCAGGTAGATCTCGCGGATCACCCGGCCCTCGGCGTCGGCGAGGACGAGGTTGGTGCTCACCGATCCGACGTCCACGCCGAGGTAGGCGTCGACGGGGAGCGTCTTGCCCTCGAATGACCACGGCTCGACGCGGTCGCGGAGAAACCGGACACGATCGCGCGAGAGTGGCCGCCACGCGGGGAAGCTTCGCGCGCCCGGCCGCGTGCAGGCGTCGAGGCGTTCGGCGAGCGCGGCGGCGGAGAAACCGGCGACGCCCCCGCGGGCGATGAGGGCCGCCCCGATCGCGCCCATGTAGACGCACCCAGCGGGGATGAAGAAGCTGTCCTCGTCGAGCTCGAAGGCCCCCCTGATCGCATCGGCCACGCCCCGGTTGAGCGCGACGCCTCCGACGAACGCCGTTCGGCCGCGCACCTCCTTGCCCCTGGCGATGTTGCTTTTGAAGTTGCGCGCCACCGCCTCGCAGAGGCCCCGCAGCACCTCCTCGGGCCGGTATCCCTTCTGCTGGGCGTGGATCATGTCGCTCTTGGCGAAGACGCTGCAGCGGCCGGCGATCTTCGGCGCCCGCGAGGTCTCGGCGACGAGTTGCCCGACGTCCTCGATACGGAACCGCAGCCGGCTCGCCTGCTGGTCCATGAAGGAGCCGGTCCCGGCGGCGCAGTCGCCGTTCGTCTCGTAGTCGACGATCCCGATCGTTTCGCCGTCGTTCGAGATCCGGAGGAACTTCGAGTTCTCGCCGCCCATCTCGAAGATGTTCTCGACGTCCGGGTACATCGTCCCCACGCCGACCGCCGCGGCCCGGAACTCGTTCGCCACGGAAATACCGAGGGCTTCCCCGACGAGCGCGGCGGCCGATCCGGTGATCGCCGCCCCGGCGATCTCGCCTGGAGCGAGCCGTTCGAGGAGGCTGCCGAGAAGCGCGGCGACCGCGTCGAGCGGCCGGCCCTGGACGCGGGCGTAGCCGGAGACGCCGATCGCCGTTTCGTCTCCGTTCACCGGGTGATCGTGGATCTCGCGCACGGGGCCGCCCTCCCCGCCCAGGGCTTCCAGCCGTTCACGGGGCCCGACGAGCGCCCATTTCGCGCTCACCGTGCCGACGTCGATGCCGAGCGTGACTCCCATCGTTCCGCCTTCGTCTCCGGAAGGGCGCCCGCCGGGCGTCCCTCCCGCTTTAGTTGTCCCGCGTCTGCCGTCGAATTCCGAGCCGCTCTTCCCGACGACGATTCTACCGCCGCGGACAGAAGAGACAACCGAAAACGGGGAACGGTCGAAAATCGGGGGCGAACGGTCGCTGAAACGGGTCGAACGGCGGATGCGGCGTCCGGTTCGCCGGCGGCCCGCGCCGCCGCGGCGCATTGGCGGGCGACGCAAATCCCTCGCGCCTACCAGTTCAGGCGGCGGCGCAGCTCGCGCGCGTGGGCGCGGCTCAGGGGGATCACCGGCCCTTCCGGCCCGCCCATGCGGAGCCGGGCGCTGCCGTTCGTCCAGGGGACGATCTCGTGTATCGTGCCGAGATTGGCCACGAAGGAGCGGTGGACCCGGACGAAACGCGCGGGGGGCAGCCACGAGAGGAACTCGTCGAGCGAGCGGCAGGCGGCGACGCCCGACGCCGCGGCCGTCACGACGACGACGTCGCCGTCGTCGACGGTCGCGTAGAGGACGTCGTCGAGATCGACCATGACGAGACGCTCGCCGTCGCGCAGGGCGAAACGTTGCGGGACGGCGCCGATCGCCTCGAGCAGCGCCTCGACGTCGGGACGCTGCTCGAGCCCGCGGGCGATGCGCCCGGCGCGCTCGATCGCCTCGCCGAGCCGGTCCTCGTCGATCGGCTTGAGCAGGTAGTCGACGGCGTGTACCTCGAAGGCCCTGACGGCGTATTCGTCGAAGGCGGTGACGAAGACGACGGCCGGCGGATCCTCCATCTCCCGGATCCGCTCGACGACGCTGAAGCCGTCCAGCCCCGGCATCTGGATGTCGAGGAGGAGGAGATCGGGACGCAGGCGGCGGATCGATTTCACCGCGGCCGGTCCGTCGGCCGCCTCGCCGACGACCGAGACGCCCTCGATGCGATCGAGCAGGCGCAGCAGGTCGTGGCGGGCCGGCACCTCGTCGTCGACGACGAAGACGCGCAGGAACTGACGCTCAGGCGCCATGTCGCCTCCTCTCCACGGGGATCTCGATGGCGACGGTCGTTCCCCGCCCGGGGGCGGAATCGATCCTGAATGTCGATTCGCCCGGATAGCCCACCGAGAGGCGCTCCGACACGTTCGAGAGGCCGATGCCCGACCCGCCCGGCCCGCCGAAGCCGACGCCGTCGTCCCGGACGACGATGCAGAGCCGCTCGCCCTCGCGAACCGCCGAGATATGGACCGTCCCGCCCCCGATTTTCGGCGAGATGCCGTGCCGGACCGCGTTCTCGACGATCGGCTGGAGGATCATGACGGGAACGGGAACGTCCATCGCGCGGGGATCGATCTTTTTCTCGACGCGGATACTCTCCTTGCCGAAACGCGCCTCCTCGAGGCTGAGGTAGTCCTCGATGAATTCGAGCTCGCGGCTGAGCGGCACGAAATCGTCCCCCTGCTGCAGGAGGCGCCGGAGGATCGCCGAGAGCTTGACGAGGATCCAGCGCGTCTTCTCCGGCTGTTCCCAGATGCACGACGTGGCGGCGTTGAGCGTATTGAAGAGGAAATGCGGGTTGATCTGCCGGCGGAGGGCGTCGAAGCGGGCCTGCATCGCCGTCGCCTTCTGCTCCTCGAGGAGCATCTCGACCCGCGTGTTGTTCCAGATCTTGATGGGGATGCCGACGCAGGCGAGCGTCGAGAACCAGACGAACAGCCACATCCACCAGTGCTCCACGCTCACTGCGAAGACGACGGGAGGCGAGGTGCGCTCGGCGACGACGCAGCGGACGACGTCGAGCGAGAGGACGCTGAGGAGGATCACCGCGCGGGGATCGAGCCGCCGCTCGGCGACGAAGACGCGCATCGCCCGGGCGATGTTGCTGAAGGGGATCGGCGAGAAGCCCCAGATCTCCTCGCGGTCGAGGAGGCGGCTCCTGATGAGACCCCCGGCGAGGCCGCCGACCACGAGGAGGGGGAGGGTCGCCCACTCCCCGCGGATCGTCCCCGGCAGACTCACGAAGAACCCCACCGATCCCCCGGGGATGATCCCCCCCATCAAACCGACCAGGAAGACGCCGGCGAGGGAGAGATCGATCCCCTCGTACCCGACGAGCACGCGCACGGCGGCGCCGGCGGTGAGCATGACGCCGAAGAGCACGGCGAGCCACCAGTTCTGGCCGGTCGAGCGCCGATCGAGGAAGATCAGGCGCTTGAAGAAGCTCGATGTGATGAGCACGCCGGAAACGCTCGCCATGATCCCCATCCTGAGCAGCAGGATGAGAAAGGTGAACTGGTCGCCTGTCAACGTGACGCGCGCCATGGGTCTCCTTCCCGTCGGCCCGGAGTATAGCCCGCGACGGCCGACCGCCTCAAGATCTTACCCGGGGACCGTTCCAGACGGTACTTCGGCGCCGGGTCGTCGGGGATGCGTCTCGCCCGCGTGCCGATCGAGGAAGAGGCGCGCATCTTTCTCGAGATCCTCGGCGTGACCGAAAAGGCGGAAGCGTCCGTCCGGGCGGCCGCCGTCTTCACGACCGTTCGCGGCGGCCGCCGCCCGTCGTCCCGCCGCCCGTCGTCCCGCCGCTCTCTCCGCCGCATCGCTCCGCCTCCCTGATCTGCCGCCGGTAGATCCGCCTGATCTCGCCGAAATCATCCGCGTACCGCCCCGTCCGGAAATCGGGGAAGGACCAGTCGAGCGGCCCC encodes:
- a CDS encoding response regulator transcription factor, with amino-acid sequence MAPERQFLRVFVVDDEVPARHDLLRLLDRIEGVSVVGEAADGPAAVKSIRRLRPDLLLLDIQMPGLDGFSVVERIREMEDPPAVVFVTAFDEYAVRAFEVHAVDYLLKPIDEDRLGEAIERAGRIARGLEQRPDVEALLEAIGAVPQRFALRDGERLVMVDLDDVLYATVDDGDVVVVTAAASGVAACRSLDEFLSWLPPARFVRVHRSFVANLGTIHEIVPWTNGSARLRMGGPEGPVIPLSRAHARELRRRLNW
- a CDS encoding histidine kinase, which produces MARVTLTGDQFTFLILLLRMGIMASVSGVLITSSFFKRLIFLDRRSTGQNWWLAVLFGVMLTAGAAVRVLVGYEGIDLSLAGVFLVGLMGGIIPGGSVGFFVSLPGTIRGEWATLPLLVVGGLAGGLIRSRLLDREEIWGFSPIPFSNIARAMRVFVAERRLDPRAVILLSVLSLDVVRCVVAERTSPPVVFAVSVEHWWMWLFVWFSTLACVGIPIKIWNNTRVEMLLEEQKATAMQARFDALRRQINPHFLFNTLNAATSCIWEQPEKTRWILVKLSAILRRLLQQGDDFVPLSRELEFIEDYLSLEEARFGKESIRVEKKIDPRAMDVPVPVMILQPIVENAVRHGISPKIGGGTVHISAVREGERLCIVVRDDGVGFGGPGGSGIGLSNVSERLSVGYPGESTFRIDSAPGRGTTVAIEIPVERRRHGA